DNA sequence from the Blastocatellia bacterium genome:
TGAACGCTTCGACCTCGGCCGGATCATTCACGCGAAAGACGAAGAGCGCTCCATCCGCCGGCTCAAAGGCTCCCGCCATGAGGAGCCGCCCATCTCGATGCCATTGCTCGATGAGCGCCAAATGTTCCGCCCGAAACGGCGCGCGCCGTTGCAAATAGTCTTCGACCGGATCATACAGCAGAGCGATGTACATGTGTCCCCTCCTCGACGCGCATCATCTCACGGCATGGGCCTTCAGCGCAAGAGTCGTCCCTTCCGCCGGACCCAGTGAGAGAACCCTCCGAACGCCGTGCATCCGAGCCTTCGCCTCACCCACTTCAAACGGAACGAGCAGTCCACCCAATGAGCGCTTGCGAGGGTTTCATCAGCTCGGAAGCGGCGCACCGAAATCACCTTCTATGCCGATCCCGAAGCGGAATGACGTCGCGCTTCCCACAGACGAGCTAAAAGGGTGATCTGACCCACGTGGTGCGCCGCATGTTCGACGAGATGATGTAGGATGACCGACCGCCGAACCGGAAGCCGCCGACGCCCCACAGGTCGCAGCTCATCGAGCGCAGACTCATCCAGATGGCGAATCCTATGGCCGATCTCCTCGAAGACGCGACGCACGTCTTCCAGCAGATCGGTCTTCGATCGATGCGTCGGGAGCCAATCCCGTTCCGCTATCTGCGCGAGCGCGTCAGGATCATAATCCGCCTCGAAGGCATAAATCCCCAATCGCCGCGACGCACCGAGAAGGTGTTGCAGCCGCGCTCCGATCGAAGGCACCGTCGGAGCCGGCTCCCACCACACGGCTTCCTCGGGCACATCGCGCACAGCCATCTCCAGAAGATACCGCGCCTGCTCGAGTCCCTTGATGAGATCCCCATGACGCGAAGGCAGAGACGCTTCGTCCGGCATCAACCACGGTTCCATACCCCGCCTCCTCGACGAAGAGCTTCGATTCCACAACCTTCAGGTTTCCACCGCGATGACCGCGAGCGCATCTCGTACGGGCTCGATAGTGCGCGCCGCCTCACGCTCCTCCTTCCATCTCGATGAACACGATGTCTTCGTGACGCCAGGGCGGAATGGGCGGGAGAGGCACATCGCGTTCGCTACGCCTCA
Encoded proteins:
- a CDS encoding YciI-like protein, which encodes MYIALLYDPVEDYLQRRAPFRAEHLALIEQWHRDGRLLMAGAFEPADGALFVFRVNDPAEVEAFIHSDPYVRNGLIRSWRVRKWNVVVGGE
- a CDS encoding DinB family protein, whose product is MEPWLMPDEASLPSRHGDLIKGLEQARYLLEMAVRDVPEEAVWWEPAPTVPSIGARLQHLLGASRRLGIYAFEADYDPDALAQIAERDWLPTHRSKTDLLEDVRRVFEEIGHRIRHLDESALDELRPVGRRRLPVRRSVILHHLVEHAAHHVGQITLLARLWEARRHSASGSA